One part of the Dyadobacter sp. 676 genome encodes these proteins:
- a CDS encoding RagB/SusD family nutrient uptake outer membrane protein, translated as MKYLKHTITLLIVCLAMSCGNVLDKQPLDKLQGESLFSNPEGVKLYMANLYYQLPIEDFTFFRQGFNWNTGDPNNGGFAPAMSTDEAVHTEFGDFIGNDDFQWWDQGYKLIRDVNILIDIIPTLDITDDERKALIGESAFIRAYAYFALAKRYGGVPLITSVQKYEGDVETLKVPRSTEKDTWDFVLKECDTAIGNLGDSWPGGERRATKWVAYALKSRAALHAASLAKYGDRAPISGTAVDQKLVGLDKATAAEFYKAAIDASEAVINSGKFGLYKPSPATPEEAATNYRLLFEDPNNAPEEAIFIKGYARPGSGTGHNYGIWYQPNQTANGWPHPGRMNPTLELMDIYENYDKPGENAPLATSAAANDLTDYTGFNASKQYKRFDTENDIFKGKDARMWATMILPGTAWKGQKIVIQAGFIKPDGSAQIMGGDPFTHAGKTYYTYGAADRTQYSGFDTWGGNNTRTGVSFKKFLNEGLNIPPGWNQCTTDFADFRYAEVLLNYAEAIAESGTGDKVKGAKALNDIRRRAGHKTEIPLTVNNVIRERRVELAFENKRFWDLIRRREYHTVFNNTMRHALLPILDLRVTPAKYIFVRVNVPRSNPATFDYRQYYRYIPGIGANGLVQNPQY; from the coding sequence ATGAAATATTTAAAACATACCATTACCCTGCTGATCGTCTGCCTCGCGATGAGCTGCGGCAATGTACTCGACAAGCAGCCGCTCGACAAGTTGCAGGGCGAGAGCCTCTTTTCGAACCCGGAAGGTGTAAAACTGTACATGGCCAACCTCTATTACCAGCTTCCGATCGAGGATTTTACATTCTTTCGTCAGGGCTTCAACTGGAACACCGGCGACCCGAATAACGGCGGCTTCGCGCCTGCTATGTCGACCGACGAAGCCGTGCATACCGAATTCGGCGATTTCATCGGTAACGATGATTTTCAATGGTGGGACCAGGGTTATAAACTGATCCGCGACGTAAATATCCTGATCGACATCATTCCGACGCTGGACATTACCGACGACGAACGTAAAGCGTTGATCGGCGAAAGCGCATTCATCCGCGCCTATGCCTATTTCGCATTGGCCAAACGCTACGGCGGCGTGCCGCTGATCACCTCCGTACAAAAGTATGAGGGTGATGTGGAAACGCTCAAAGTGCCCCGCAGCACCGAGAAGGATACCTGGGATTTTGTATTGAAAGAATGCGATACCGCCATCGGGAACCTGGGCGATTCGTGGCCCGGCGGCGAACGGCGCGCCACCAAATGGGTAGCCTATGCATTGAAATCGCGTGCCGCGCTGCATGCCGCGTCGCTCGCGAAATACGGCGACCGCGCGCCTATTTCCGGCACCGCTGTGGACCAGAAGCTGGTCGGGCTGGATAAAGCAACCGCAGCCGAATTTTACAAAGCAGCCATCGACGCATCGGAAGCGGTCATCAATTCCGGCAAATTCGGGCTGTACAAGCCTTCGCCGGCCACACCCGAAGAAGCGGCGACCAATTACCGTCTGCTTTTCGAAGACCCGAACAATGCACCGGAAGAGGCCATTTTTATCAAAGGTTACGCGAGACCAGGCTCCGGCACGGGCCACAACTATGGCATCTGGTACCAGCCCAACCAGACCGCCAACGGATGGCCGCACCCCGGCCGTATGAACCCGACGCTCGAACTGATGGATATCTACGAAAATTACGACAAGCCCGGCGAAAATGCCCCTCTCGCTACGTCGGCAGCAGCCAACGACCTGACCGACTACACGGGTTTCAATGCGTCCAAACAATACAAAAGATTTGATACCGAGAACGATATCTTTAAAGGCAAAGACGCGCGCATGTGGGCGACGATGATCCTGCCCGGCACAGCGTGGAAGGGCCAGAAAATCGTGATTCAGGCCGGCTTCATCAAACCCGACGGCTCCGCGCAGATCATGGGCGGCGACCCGTTCACCCATGCCGGCAAGACCTATTACACCTACGGCGCAGCCGATCGTACCCAGTACTCCGGCTTCGATACCTGGGGCGGCAACAATACCCGCACGGGCGTGAGTTTCAAGAAGTTTTTGAATGAAGGCCTGAACATCCCGCCGGGCTGGAACCAATGCACGACCGATTTCGCCGATTTCCGCTACGCCGAGGTCCTGCTCAACTATGCCGAGGCCATTGCGGAGAGCGGAACCGGCGACAAGGTAAAAGGGGCAAAAGCATTGAACGACATTCGCCGACGGGCCGGCCACAAAACCGAAATCCCCCTTACGGTCAACAACGTGATCCGCGAAAGAAGGGTCGAGCTGGCTTTTGAGAACAAACGTTTCTGGGACCTGATCCGCCGTCGCGAATACCACACGGTATTCAACAACACCATGCGCCACGCGTTGCTCCCGATTCTGGACCTGCGCGTTACGCCCGCGAAATATATTTTCGTACGCGTCAATGTGCCCCGCAGCAACCCGGCCACCTTCGATTACCGCCAGTACTACCGCTATATCCCCGGCATCGGAGCGAACGGACTGGTGCAGAATCCGCAGTATTAA
- a CDS encoding SusC/RagA family TonB-linked outer membrane protein — protein sequence MITFFNIYKGTRIALPTERPYANDNPKYPALLSGGYNPVALADKDLTGYTQEVNKFFQSTFALTYTVPFVPGLRIKGLVAYDSNNYRAKSVSKAYNLYTYDAATDKYTAHAQRNPSRIGNNFTDNNRITFQGQLLYNTVIAKHHNLGATLVYEQQESHNRWAGLGREYAFYTNDQIDQAGLNNQTTSGSEAEYASQSYVGRLNYDFKEKYLLEVAARYDGSYRYHPDRRWGLFPVVSAGWRVSEEGFMKRIPFVSMLKLRGSYGLVGADAGAPFQYVPGFSLTGGGGYEFTNGNYTTGAASPAIVNEKLTWFKSTIKDIGIDLGLWDNKIDFTFDIYQRDRKGLLARRNVSLPNTFGGTLPEENLNSDRVRGIEFSAGYNGQIRDFKYGISGNFNFARTQNRYVERGEFLSSMDKWRNGAANRWNDVVWAYQLEGQFQSKDEVIYAPIQNGDLGNTRELPGDFKYKDVDGNGVIDGNDAVPLFFGGDPKIYYGVTLNASWKGFDFTALFQGSGKYSVRFREVYAEVFAFRGNTPEYFYDRWHLSDDGQWIPGTWPASRFNYNVGAMYAESGAWRKDASYLRFKSAQLGYTFNLGWLKKIGINDVRVYANAHNIFTWADSFVKPFDPEKVEGLFGAGLTYPVTRSYNFGINVKF from the coding sequence GTGATAACTTTTTTTAACATCTATAAAGGAACCCGCATTGCGTTGCCCACCGAGCGTCCCTATGCCAACGACAACCCCAAATATCCCGCATTGCTGAGTGGCGGTTATAACCCGGTGGCGCTGGCCGACAAAGACCTGACAGGCTATACGCAGGAAGTCAACAAATTTTTCCAGTCGACATTCGCATTGACCTACACCGTTCCATTCGTTCCGGGGCTGCGTATCAAAGGCTTGGTGGCCTACGACAGTAACAACTACCGCGCCAAATCGGTCTCGAAAGCCTATAACCTTTATACCTACGACGCCGCGACCGACAAATACACGGCACACGCGCAACGGAACCCGTCGCGGATCGGCAACAACTTCACCGATAACAACCGCATCACTTTCCAGGGACAATTGCTTTACAATACCGTAATCGCCAAACACCATAACCTCGGCGCGACGCTCGTGTATGAGCAGCAGGAATCGCATAACCGCTGGGCGGGACTCGGGCGGGAATATGCGTTCTACACCAACGACCAGATCGATCAGGCGGGGCTGAACAATCAGACCACCAGCGGCTCGGAGGCTGAGTACGCGAGCCAGTCTTATGTGGGTCGTTTGAACTACGATTTCAAAGAAAAATACCTGCTGGAAGTAGCTGCGCGCTACGATGGTTCGTACCGCTATCATCCCGACCGCCGCTGGGGCCTGTTCCCGGTGGTATCGGCCGGCTGGCGGGTTTCGGAGGAAGGTTTTATGAAACGCATTCCGTTTGTTTCGATGCTGAAACTGAGAGGGTCGTACGGTCTTGTGGGCGCGGACGCGGGCGCACCGTTCCAGTATGTACCGGGCTTCTCGCTCACGGGCGGAGGCGGGTATGAGTTTACCAACGGCAACTATACCACCGGCGCCGCTTCTCCGGCGATCGTGAACGAGAAGCTCACGTGGTTCAAATCGACTATCAAGGATATCGGTATCGACCTGGGGCTTTGGGACAACAAAATTGATTTCACCTTCGATATTTACCAGCGCGACCGGAAGGGCCTGCTGGCACGCAGAAACGTTTCTTTGCCCAACACCTTCGGCGGTACATTGCCCGAAGAAAACCTGAACAGCGACCGCGTGCGGGGGATCGAGTTTTCGGCGGGCTATAACGGGCAGATCCGCGATTTCAAATATGGCATTTCGGGTAACTTCAACTTCGCACGCACGCAAAACCGCTATGTGGAACGCGGCGAGTTCCTGAGCAGCATGGACAAATGGCGGAACGGCGCTGCCAACCGCTGGAACGACGTGGTGTGGGCCTATCAGCTCGAAGGCCAGTTCCAGAGCAAGGACGAAGTCATTTATGCGCCCATTCAGAACGGCGACCTGGGCAATACCCGCGAGTTGCCTGGTGACTTCAAATACAAAGATGTGGATGGAAACGGCGTTATCGACGGTAACGATGCCGTACCGCTGTTCTTCGGTGGCGACCCGAAAATATATTACGGCGTGACGCTGAACGCTTCCTGGAAGGGATTCGATTTCACCGCATTGTTTCAGGGCTCGGGCAAGTACAGCGTGCGTTTCCGCGAGGTTTATGCCGAAGTGTTCGCATTCCGCGGCAATACGCCCGAATATTTCTATGACAGATGGCACTTGTCGGACGACGGGCAATGGATACCCGGCACCTGGCCGGCTTCGCGCTTCAATTACAATGTGGGCGCGATGTACGCGGAAAGCGGCGCATGGCGCAAGGACGCGTCCTACCTCCGCTTCAAAAGCGCACAACTCGGCTATACTTTCAACCTCGGCTGGCTGAAAAAGATCGGTATCAACGATGTCCGTGTGTATGCCAATGCACACAACATCTTCACCTGGGCCGATTCATTCGTGAAACCCTTCGATCCTGAGAAAGTGGAGGGCCTGTTCGGGGCGGGACTTACCTATCCGGTTACGCGGAGCTACAATTTCGGGATCAACGTCAAATTCTAA
- a CDS encoding SusC/RagA family TonB-linked outer membrane protein, giving the protein MNKQLLSKPLPRPRRRTIFWRVCLALCVTLLMQAGALAQSGADETLISGEVKDEKNSAIPGASIVLQGTTKGTTTDANGKFSLSVPRSGSVIIVSFLGYKRQEIAVGNRTTFDVQLEPSSDELQEVVVVGYGTQRKQTLTGAISNIVSEQIKTTTHTSLAQSLQGKVAGVQIRQNSGEPGSFSTNINIRGFGEPLYVVDGVARDGGYEFQKINPDDIESISVLKDASAAIFGIRAGNGVVIVTTKKGKQGKPQFSYNVVYGRQSPTDVPKMTSALQWAEMRNDAAKNLGENPVFSPEEIEKFRSGAPGYQGTDWYKETLNKSSGQQQHFISASGGEGVVNYFTSFGYQKENGLLKSGDMGYQKYTFRSNIGIDLTKNLKADLILSGLFDKRDQPGDNFF; this is encoded by the coding sequence ATGAACAAACAACTTCTATCAAAACCTTTACCCAGGCCTCGCCGCCGGACGATATTCTGGCGCGTGTGCCTGGCATTATGCGTAACGCTGCTCATGCAAGCGGGCGCGCTGGCGCAATCGGGCGCGGATGAAACGCTCATCAGCGGCGAAGTAAAAGATGAAAAAAACAGCGCCATTCCGGGTGCCAGCATCGTATTGCAGGGCACCACGAAGGGCACTACCACCGACGCCAATGGAAAATTTTCGCTCTCCGTCCCTAGATCGGGATCGGTCATTATTGTCAGCTTTTTGGGCTACAAAAGACAGGAAATCGCCGTCGGTAACCGCACGACTTTCGATGTGCAGCTCGAACCGAGCAGCGACGAATTGCAGGAAGTGGTGGTGGTAGGCTACGGCACACAACGCAAGCAGACACTTACCGGCGCTATTTCGAACATTGTTTCGGAGCAAATTAAGACGACCACGCATACCAGTTTGGCCCAGAGCCTGCAAGGCAAAGTCGCCGGCGTGCAGATCCGCCAGAATTCCGGCGAACCGGGATCTTTCAGCACCAATATCAACATACGGGGCTTTGGAGAGCCGTTGTACGTGGTCGATGGCGTGGCGCGTGATGGCGGGTACGAGTTTCAGAAGATCAATCCGGACGATATCGAGAGCATTTCGGTGCTGAAAGATGCTTCCGCGGCGATTTTCGGTATCCGTGCGGGAAACGGCGTGGTGATTGTCACTACGAAGAAAGGCAAACAGGGCAAGCCGCAGTTCAGCTACAATGTGGTATACGGCCGCCAGAGCCCCACCGACGTCCCCAAAATGACCAGTGCCTTGCAATGGGCCGAAATGCGGAACGACGCGGCGAAGAACCTGGGCGAGAACCCGGTATTTTCCCCGGAGGAAATCGAGAAGTTCCGCAGCGGCGCGCCGGGTTACCAGGGTACCGACTGGTATAAAGAGACTTTGAACAAATCGTCCGGACAGCAGCAACATTTTATCTCTGCCTCGGGGGGTGAAGGCGTCGTGAACTACTTCACCAGTTTCGGCTACCAGAAGGAGAACGGCCTGCTCAAAAGCGGCGATATGGGCTATCAGAAATACACGTTCCGGTCCAATATCGGCATTGATTTAACCAAAAACCTGAAAGCGGACCTGATCCTCTCGGGGCTGTTCGATAAACGCGACCAACCGGGTGATAACTTTTTTTAA